The region ATCTCCCTGAAGGTGATCTCCAACAAATAACAATCATTCTTTTGGGCACACAACGCAAATGAAAGTCATATAgaacggttttcaaatgactgtcgaaaaaccaatatcAAAATTATTACTCCGGCCAATCACAGCAGGGGCAGACAACGTGATGGACCAATctgaattcctagcaattacatgtaactTGTTTAAAGCACAGGAAAAATCGCgtgtacaaggtgcgattggttttaaTTTTGCGGCAAAACCAAGTTTGCCAagttttcattggttgaaaaactggctcgagatttttaagccaatcactgagCGTATCTATTGCAATCGCGGAATtattttcgacagtcattcgGAAACTGCTCTGTAATGAACTGTGGAGTGAAGCCCAAGGTTGGCCTGATCGTCCCAGGTAGAATGCTTGCtactaaataagaaaatttcgTGCCTTAACGGGATTTGCCACATTCCATAAACTCACACAATTATCAGCTCCAAGTTGGCCTGATAattcaactggtagagcactgcactggcacTTTAGAGGGCAAGGTTCAAATCAGGTTTTCAGGTCTCCGTTTGCTACTTTTTAAATAGCGTTACAACTGCAATGACTGAGGTCAGCCTTGTAATCATtcatcattcttttttttcacaactACAGTAGCAACGGTAGCAGTCAAGTTAGCACTAAGTTGTCGTGGATAGCAGCAGTAGTGGTGTTAAAAATTGTTACCTTTCTGTAGTTCTCCATGCAGGTTTTGGGCGAGTGTTCCACAGAATACTTCATGGATATGCGGTGAAGGCACAGGTTCCAGCAGTATGTAATTTAACACAATTGCATCTCTTACAACACATTGCCACTGACAAAAGCTATGAGCCGCTTGAAGAGAAAACATAGAACAACTTTTTGTCGGTCGCCTTTCTCCGGACTTACTCTTGCTTAAGGGATTTTTCTGCAAAACCCAACAACACAGCAGTGCTTTGAGATGGTTCATTTGTACCGCTGGTtccgcgtggtttatcagaTAACGGACAGAAGATGCAATCAAGATGTCACTTTCAGGCAATGAATTCACATCAGATGTATTCGTATCAAGTGCAAAAAGCAACATGTTATATCGCTGTTCGGCTTCAAGAAATGGAACGAGACTCAAACCTGGTACCGACTCCTTTATGTCAGGTTCAACACTGGACGCGGTGAATTTTAAACGTTGCCTGTTATACTCTTCAACTTTTTTTATGTTTCGTTTCCCATCATCCGTGCCAACGTCACTAAGAATACCGTAAACAAACTTCCTAAGGCCCAGGGAACAGCAATTTGACGATCTTTCCTTAAGATTTTCAACTTGGATTCCCAACAAATTTCTTCCACTGGTTAAGCTATTCATGCCTCCTATGGAAAACTTGCCAGCGCGAAAATGGGGTAAAACCCACTCCTCGATTTCCTGTTTGCCATGTAGAGTTTGAAGTGAGCTGTGGATCAAGCCTTTTTCAAAGTAGTGTAATAGATTCGATTCTTTTATCTTGTATTCCTGAAGAGAAAGTTTTATTACACGTTTCAGAGTATTTTTGCTTCTCTTCGAAGTGATCAGTTCAAGCGTGGATTTCAGTGCTTCTTCTTGAGAACACGAGCTGGGTAGTCCACGCAAAAAGCTGGCAATCCTTGCAAATTTCGCTCCCTTTTTACCAACACGATAAGTATCAGTTTGAACGCGACTTAGGGCAGAATTAAAATTCACCAGTGCGTCCTCACTAACATAATCATTTCCCGCCAAAGAAGCCAACAGAGGGAGTAATTCGGGACTAATTCGAAAATGCGACGCTAGTTTTGAGCGATAGTAAATTTTGGCTGTCAAAGGACTAGACTTCCATTGCAAGGAAGATAGCGGGATGTAACCACCTTCGATATCAAAGATAAAGAAGTCACTGTCATTGCTCAGGACGGGACATTTCCATGCAGCGGCCAACGAAGCAATCTCCGAGTCAGCTTCACTGTTGAGAGGAGGAAAAGTTCGTAATTTTGTAGTGTCCGTATTTGGAAACTGGGAAACTCAaacgaaaacaataattattgatgataaCCCCTAGAAAACGTCAACTGAAAACCTTTACAgttgaacctcgattatccggactcgttgggaccacacgaaatagtccggataatcgagggtccggataaccgaaaatatgaatattaatgaagagcaaaatcgagcaaaactgattaaattaagaaaacgacatttaattgaaaaacaacgcttttacaaatcatttggaatacaatatcgtcTACATCTTCATTattatcttttatggaaagatcggatcgcttgcgctttaaagacatgacgatcgtgaataaacgttcgtgacgccatgccatagagcgtgaagcaacaacgcaactctgagccaatcagaactcatcaTCGAGTGTTCTTCATTACTTAcggagggggacattggggtATATAATATtagaaaccgcaaaaccgaagaaaaaatCGTCCAAAACCGCCAAAAAATTCGGCCAAAACCGAAAACCTCACTTACTCTCAAAATAGGAAAACCCAAAAACCACATTGGATaataaaaccgaaaaaccgctattattttctacgaaaaccggatgctaaaaaacgaaaaatccgcAAACCGAAACGAacaccaaaaccgaaaaaccgaagtcttttgacacaaaaaccgaaaaaccgatctaaaaaattgccaaaaccgcaaaaccgaaaatcccaatgtccccctccttACGACAAGCGCGAGCGCTGCAtttgctctttgagagcaaaaaacccttgcatttgactgcacctttcaatgctgtagtcttaaaaaggatatggctacggatcttgatcgtgactaataaatattcatgaccaaattgggaccagagaaaaagtccggataatcgagaaatccggatagtcgaggtccggataatcgaggttcgactgtactgCAATTATGTAGCGATTATTTCAAGTCTTTCAGCATCTGTTCAAGAATCAAACGCAGATATTTGACGAGAAAAGCGAAACTTTACCTTCCAATACAACACGTAACCCACACTACCACATATTTTTAGTCATTTCAAGTTGCTTTCATCGAAAAAATGACATAGAAACGAGCCAAAATCGAAACCCACATCCAAGCGAACTATTGTATTCGCCCATTGGCATTTTTTCTGAAGTGTAATAGCCCACTTCAGAGTTCAACATTTTCAACAGCAACACCATTTTGTGTCGACAATTCAGAAACTGAGATTGATCTTTCCATGCCAAAAGTTATCGCAAAAAAATTCACACGAAGGAAGCAGCTACGGACGACAAAAACTCTCTTCCACGCGCTCGATTTAAGAAACAATAAATGCCTCGCTctcgtgaaaaccaaaacaaaaacacacgcGCGCAATGCCTAATGGTCAAGACTGGGTCTTTAAGCCTCTCATAGCGAGTTGccgtgcgaagtctttgttacgAATAACAGtcttcattcatattgaaatttgaactAATTACCgcaactgaaaaaaacaaaaaccgtACTTGCACTCGCTTCAATTGAAAGCGAGGGAAACTCGGAAATTTTCTATAACTTGGACGCTTTTTTGAGATATAAAACTTGTTACTATCACAGAACAACGAAAAAGCTCTGGTAGAAGTATTGTACTTTTCTCAAAGTTAGAAGGAAATCAACCTGCATTCGGTTATTCAGTTGCGGATTTCCTTGATTGAAACTCGAGTGGGGAGAAGATTCGTCGAAAATTcacagcaaaattaattttcggGTTCTATGTTCGATTGCAAAAAACCAAAGTACGAGATATATGGAAAACGATAAATAAACTCAAATAGTCAGGCGGTTATTTGCAGAATATTACATGAATTGTGCA is a window of Acropora palmata chromosome 11, jaAcrPala1.3, whole genome shotgun sequence DNA encoding:
- the LOC141897991 gene encoding single-strand DNA endonuclease ASTE1-like isoform X1, whose protein sequence is MGIPRLTSFVHSAENLWTAIDLHDTKLVIDAMALYFYLYRNSGLDCRCGGQYDEFYEAVVAFFVALKSKHVDCFVVFDGTIDPSGKKLETIKSRVEESIAAANKLSRLDDVGLFVIPLLSAQVFKQALRDNSIPFVVCDSEADSEIASLAAAWKCPVLSNDSDFFIFDIEGGYIPLSSLQWKSSPLTAKIYYRSKLASHFRISPELLPLLASLAGNDYVSEDALVNFNSALSRVQTDTYRVGKKGAKFARIASFLRGLPSSCSQEEALKSTLELITSKRSKNTLKRVIKLSLQEYKIKESNLLHYFEKGLIHSSLQTLHGKQEIEEWVLPHFRAGKFSIGGMNSLTSGRNLLGIQVENLKERSSNCCSLGLRKFVYGILSDVGTDDGKRNIKKVEEYNRQRLKFTASSVEPDIKESVPGLSLVPFLEAEQRYNMLLFALDTNTSDVNSLPESDILIASSVRYLINHAEPAVQMNHLKALLCCWVLQKNPLSKSKSGERRPTKSCSMFSLQAAHSFCQWQCVVRDAIVLNYILLEPVPSPHIHEVFCGTLAQNLHGELQKGRSVEELPRVSSSDLQSYRLLYSAVTKDLSDKIATQEHTGGKRTKKKASSSRTKHRTTSVRTNPFAVFLESEKEEVEGDE
- the LOC141897991 gene encoding single-strand DNA endonuclease ASTE1-like isoform X2 produces the protein MGIPRLTSFVHSAENLWTAIDLHDTKLVIDAMALYFYLYRNSGLDCRCGGQYDEFYEAVVAFFVALKSKHVDCFVVFDGTIDPSGKKLETIKSRVEESIAAANKLSRLDDVGLFVIPLLSAQVFKQALRDNSIPFVVCDSEADSEIASLAAAWKCPVLSNDSDFFIFDIEGGYIPLSSLQWKSSPLTAKIYYRSKLASHFRISPELLPLLASLAGNDYVSEDALVNFNSALSRVQTDTYRVGKKGAKFARIASFLRGLPSSCSQEEALKSTLELITSKRSKNTLKRVIKLSLQEYKIKESNLLHYFEKGLIHSSLQTLHGKQEIEEWVLPHFRAGKFSIGGMNSLTSGRNLLGIQVENLKERSSNCCSLGLRKFVYGILSDVGTDDGKRNIKKVEEYNRQRLKFTASSVEPDIKESVPGLSLVPFLEAEQRYNMLLFALDTNTSDVNSLPESDILIASSVRYLINHAEPAVQMNHLKALLCCWVLQKNPLSKSKSGERRPTKSCSMFSLQAAHSFCQWQCVVRDAIVLNYILLEPVPSPHIHEVFCGTLAQNLHGELQKGRSVEELPRVSSSDLQSYRLLYSAVTKDLSDKIATQEHTGGKRTKKKDQSFRSLSGIRKGRG